In Sphingopyxis macrogoltabida, the sequence TGACGATGAAGGCCACCTCGTGCGCCGCACAGATCGCCTGCAGCGGTTCGGCGAGCCGCGCAGCTTCATGCTGGTCGATGCCCTTGACGCGAAACTGGAATGCCGCGACCGGTCCGGCGGACAACGCCGCCTCCAGTTTCGAAGGAAAATCGCCGCCGACATCGAGCGGCGAGATCAGGTAAAGCTGGCAGTTGGGCGTGGTCATGGCGGGTTCATAGCGACGGCGCCAATCTCCGGCAAATGCAGAACGCACCCCGCCTCGCCGCCGCCGCCGTCATCGCCGCGTTTGCCCTGTCGGCGTGCGCCGCCACCGGCCAGCAAACCCCGCTTCCGGATGCCGGCAACGTCGCGCTCGGCCAGCGCGCCTATGCCGACGGCCCGGTGATTCAGCCGGTCGCGGTGATCGAGGACAGCCGCTGCCCGATGAATGCCCGCTGCATCTGGGCGGGGCGGGTAAAGCTGAAGATGCTGTGGCTCCGGCCCACCGGCGAAAAACAGCCGTTCGAAGTGACGCTCGGCGAAGCGACGCCGCTGGCCGACGGCAGCATCACGCTCGAATCGGTCCGGCCGGAAAAGCGCACCGACGTGACGATCAGGCCGGAAGACTATCGCTTCTCGTTCCGCTTTGCGGGCGGGCTTTAGCGCACCCGCGCCAGCACGAACCCGTCCCAGCCTTTCGCCCCCACGGTCTGCACCGCGGTCGCGTCGAGCCGCTTGTCGGCCGCGAGCATGTCGAACAGCGCGCGGGTGCCGATGATCCGCTCATCGTCGCTCCCGGCTTCCAGCACCCCGCCCTCGCGCACGACATTGTCGACGATAATCGTCGTACCCGGACGGCCGAGGCGGATCGCTTCGGCGACATAGTGGACATTGCTCTGCTTGTCGGCGTCGATGAAGACAAGGTCGAACGGCGGTTCATCGACCATCGCGGCAAGGCTTTGGCTCGCTGCGCCGACACGGATATCGACCTTCGCCGATACGCCCGCCCGCTCCAGATTGGCGCGCGCCACCGCGGCGTGATGCGGTTCGAGCTCCAGCGTCACCAGCCGCCCGTCGTCGGGCAGCGCCCGCGCCAGCCAGATTGTCGAATAGCCGCCGAGTGTCCCGACTTCGAGGATGCGCCGCGCACCTGCCATCTGGGCGAGCAGGTACAGCATCTTGCCCTGCGCCGCCGACACGTCGATCGGCGGCAGCCCTTCGGCGGCATTGTTGGCGAGAGCGGCGGCAAGCCCGTCGTCGTCGCCGAGAAGCGTCCCGGCGATATAATCGTCGACGGCCTGCCAACCGCCCTTCATCGCGTCAGGCGACCGAAGCCGCGTGGATCTCGTCGATCGCGCCGCCGAGCGACTTGTCGAATTCAGCGTCGTCCATCTGGTGACGCAGGTCTTCGAGCAGCGCGCGGCTGAAGCTTGCGATGATGCCGGGGTTCTTCGCCAGTTCGGCGCAGGCTTCGGGGCGCGCAAAGCCGCCCGACAGCGCGACGACGCGCAACACCTTCGGATGATCGACGAGCGGCTGGAACAGACCGGCTTCGGTCGGCAGCGACAGCTTGAGCATCACGGGGGCGCCATCCCAGGCTTCGAGCGCCGCCAGTGTTTCCTGAAGCAGCAGGCGGTCGGCCGCGTCGCGCTCGGCGCTCTTGATGTTCACTTCGGGCTCGATGATCGGCACCAGACCGTGGGCGGCGATGCGCTTCGCTTCGGCGAACTGCTGCTCGACGATCGCCTTGATCCCGGCGGCATTGGCCAGATTGACGACGCTGCGCATCTTGGTCCCGAACACGCCTTTGGCGACCGCACGCTCGCACAGGGTGTCGAGGTCGGGGTTCGCCTTCATCAATTGGACGCCGTTTTCTTCGGCTTCGAGGCCCTTGTCGACTTTCAGGAACGGCACGACGCCGCGTTCCCACAGCAGCGCGGGCACCGGCTTGCCGCCGGCATCGCCGTCCATCGTGCGTTCGAACAGGATCGCGCCGATCACCTTTTCGCCGTTGAAGCAGGGCGACGTGACGATGCGGCTGCGCATCGCGTGGATCAGCCCGAACATTTCCTCATCGTTCGAAAAGGCGTCTTCGTCGATGCCATAGCCCTTCAGTGCCTTGGGCGTCGAACCACCGCTCTGGTCGAGCGCGGCGATAAAGCCCTGCCCCGATTTGATCTGGTTCAGCATGTCGGCATTGGCGGTGGTCATAACGTCTCCGGTTCGTTGCATACGTATGTGGTGGCGCGCATAGCGACCCTCGCGAAAGGATGCAAATGCGCCGCGAAAGTGGCTCTCTCAAGCCGGGTTTATCGGCACCGCCAACAGGTTGATCGCGATCGAAATACGCTCGCGCGTCCCCTGATGCGGCATTACGCCATGGTTCAGCCACGACGGAAACATGATGATCCGTCCGCTCCGCACCTTCATCTTCAGTTGCGGCTCGTGCACCGCGCCATTCGCGCTCCGCAGCCGCAAATTGGGCATCGTCATCAGGATCATCGGCATCCGCGGGTCTTCGATGATCAACTCGCCGCCGGTCGCGCCATGGGGCTGGCTGCCGTCGTCGACATAATAGACCGCCGACCAATAGGCGCCCGGATGCGTGTGCATCTGGTTCGACGCCTGCGGCGGCGAGACATTGGCCCAGATGTCGCTGGCCCAGCGATGGCGCGCCGCCCCCGGCGAGACGATGTCGACGCAATGCGCATCGGCGAGCGCGAAAATGTGACGGAGCAGATGCTGCAGCGGCTCGCCGCCCCAGGCAGCGACGTCATGCTCCGACTGCCAGCCGCCGATGTTGGAGATGTTCACCCCGGGCCCTTCGGCGCGGCGGGCGAGGATCAGCGGTTTGAGCGCGGCGTTGACGGCGGCGGCGTTCGGCAACTCATCGACGACGATGGGCGTGTCGAAAAGGCCGACCACCTGCGCCGTCATTGCAGCAGCGCCTCCACGCCCGGCAAAGGCTTGCCTTCCATCCATTCGAGGAAGGCGCCGCCCGCGGTCGAGACGAAGGTGAAGTCAGCGGCGACCCCGGCATGGTTGAGCGCGGCAACCGTATCGCCGCCCCCGGCAACCGAGATCAGCGAACCCTCGCGGGTCAGCGCCGCCGCGGTCTTCGCCAGCGCCACCGTGGCGGTGTCGAACGGCGGGGTCTCGAACGCGCCGAGCGGGCCGTTCCACACGAGGGTGCGGCAGTTTTTGAGCACGTCCGCCAAGGCTTCGACCGCGGCCGGACCAACGTCGAGGATCATCTCGTCGGCCCCAACCTCATGGACGTTTACGGTCCGGGTTGGCGGGTTCGGCGCGAATTGCTTCGCCACCACGACGTCGTACGGCAGGTGGATCGTGCAGCCCGCCGCGTCGGCGGCGTCGAAGATCGCATTGGCGGTGTCGACCAGGTCATGCTCGCACAGCGACTTGCCGACATCGACGCCGCGCGCGGCGAGGAAGGTGTTGGCCATACCGCCGCCGATAATCAGGTGATCGACCTTGCCGACGAGGTTGCGCAGCACATCGATCTTGCTCGACACCTTCGCCCCGCCGACGACGGCCGCAACCGGATGCGCTGGATTGCCGAGCGCGGCGTCGAGCGCTTTCAGTTCGGCTTCCATCGCGCGGCCGGCGTAAGCGGGCAAGCGGCGCGCGACGCCCTCGGTCGAGCCATGCGCACGGTGCGCCGCGGAAAAGGCATCATTGACGTAAAGATCGCCGATTTCGGCCAAGGCGTCGGCAAAAGCCGGGTCGTTCTTTTCCTCGCCGGGATTGAAGCGGGTGTTTTCCAGCACCGCGACATCGCCGGGGGCGAGCACAGCCACCCCCGCCTTCGCGCCCTCGCCGACGCATTCGGGGATATACATCACCGAGTGGCCGAGCACGTCCTCGACCCCGCCCATGACGAGGCTCAGCGATTGCGTCGGGTTCTTTGCGCCCTTCGGGCGGCCGAAATGCGCGAGGAGCAGGACGATGGCGCCCTTGTCGGACAGTTCGCGGATCGTCGGCATCGCTGCCTCGATCCGCGTCTTGTCGCCGACCGCGCCGTCGATCATCGGGACATTCAGGTCGACGCGCACCAGCACTTTCTTGCCAGTGACGTCGCCGATGTCGTCGAGGGTCTTGAACGCGGTCATCGCTATTTCCTTCCGGCTCAGAGGAACTTGGCGATCACGCCCGCCGTGTCGATCATGCGGTTCGAGAAGCCCCATTCATTGTCGTACCAGCTCAGCACGCGTACCAGCTTGCCGTCGATCACCGCGGTTTCGAGGCTGTCGATCGTCGAGCTGTGCGCATCATGGTTGAAATCGATCGAGACCAGCGGCTCGTCGGTGAAGCCGAGCACGCCCTTCAGCTCGCCTTCGGCGGCTTCCTTCAGCAGCTTGTTGACCTCTTCGGCTGTCGTGTCGCGGCTGGGCGTGAAGGTCAGGTCGACGACCGAGACGTTGGGGGTCGGGACGCGGATCGACGAGCCGTCGAGCTTGCCCTTGAGTTCGGGAAGGACGAGGCCGACGGCGACGGCGGCACCGGTCGAGGTCGGGATCATCGACATCGCGGCGGCGCGGGCGCGGCGCGGGTCCGAGTGGATCTGGTCGAGGATCTTCTGGTCGTTGGTGTAGGCATGGATCGTGGTCATCAGGCCACGCTCGATGCCGATCTTCTCGTGCAGCACCTTGGCCATCGGCGCGAGGCAGTTGGTGGTGCACGACGCGTTCGAGACGATCACATGCTCGGCGCCGATCTTGTCGTGGTTCACGCCATAGACGACGGTCAGGTCGACTTCCTTGGCGGGGGCCGAAATCAGCACGCGCTTGGCGCCGGCGTCGAGATGCGCCTGGCCGCCCTTGCGGTCGGTGAAAAAGCCCGTGCATTCCAGCGCGATGTCGATGCCGTTGGCGGCGTGGGGCAGCTTGGCGGGATCGCGCTCGGCGGTCACCTGGATGCGCTTGCCGTTGACGATCAGGTCGTTGCCGTCGACTTCGACGGTGCCGTTGAACGGGCCATGGACCGAATCGCGCTGGAACAGGCGGGCATTCGCCTTGGCGTCGGCCAGATCGTTGATCGACACGAGTTCGAGATCATGGTCGTTCCGCTCCAAAATGGCGCGCGCGACATTGCGGCCGATGCGTCCGAAACCGTTGATTGCAACCTTCACTGCCATGTCAAAAATCCTTTCTGCGGAGGGGCCAGCCGGTCCTTAATTGCCGAGCTTGGCCAGAATCTTGGGGGTGATCGCGTCGACGGTCAGGCCGAAATGCGCATAAAGATCGTCGATCGGCGCCGACGCGCCGAAGCTGTCGATGCCAAACCGAAGGCCATGGCGCCCCGTATACCGCTCCCACCCAAAGGTCGTGCCCGCCTCGATCGAGACGATCAGCGCGTCGTCGGGCAGGATATCGGCCTGATAGGCGGCGGTCTGTTCGTCGAACAATTCGGTCGAAACCATCGAAACGACATCGGCGCCATGACCAGCGGCTTCGAGCTTGTCGGCGATGTCGACGGCCAGCGACACTTCCGAGCCCGTTGCCACCAGCACGACCTTCCGTCCGGCGGAAGCGGCGCGGAGGCGGTAACCGCCCTTGGCGCAAAGATTTTCCGTGACGTCATGACGCAGCGGCGCGAGATTCTGGCGGGTCAGCGCGAGCAGCGAGGGACGGTCGCCTTGCGCCAGCGCCAGCGCCCAGCATTCGGCGGTCTCGACCGCATCGGCGGGACGCATCACGAGCAGGTTCGGCATCGCGCGCAGCGACTGAAGATGCTCGATCGGCTGGTGCGTCGGGCCGTCTTCGCCAAGCCCGATGCTGTCGTGCGTCATCACATAGACGACGCGCTGCTGCTGCAGCGCCGAGAGGCGGATCGCGGCGCGGCAATAATCGGCGAACACGAGGAAAGTGCCGCCATAGGGGACGACGCCGCCGTGCAGCGCCATGCCGTTCATCGCCGCGGCCATACCGAACTCGCGGATGCCGTAATAAATATAACGCCCCGAATAATCGCCCTTCGTCAACGGCTTGGTCGACGATGTTTTGGTATTGTTCGAACCGGTGAGATCGGCGCTGCCGCCGACAAGCGCCGCGATATCGGCCGTCAGCGCGGTCAGCGTATTTTCCGAAGCCTTGCGCGTCGCGACCTTCGGCGGTTCGGCGACCAGCCCGTCCAGATAGGCCTTGAAGGCATCCCCCGGAACGAGGTTGCCGCTCAGTCGTTCAGAAAATTCGCTTTTCTTATCGCTGCTTGCAAGTCGATCATTCCATTGGACATGAAGTTTCTTGCCCTTCTCGCCGAACGCTGCCCACGCAGCGGCGATGTCGGCCGGGATGACGAAGGGCTCGGCAGTCCAGCCGATATTCTCGCGCGTCGCGGCGATTTCGTCGGCACCGAGCGGCGAACCATGGGTCGCCGACGTCCCCTGCTTGTTCGGGGCGCCGAAGCCGATCAGCGTGCGGCACGCGATCAGCGACGGGCGGCCGTCGGCGATCGCCGCATCGATCGCGCGGCGGATATCCGCCGGATCATGCCCGTCGCAGCTCTCGACATGCCAGCCGGTCGCGGCGTAGCGCGCCTTGACGTCCTCGCTCGTCGACAAGTCGGTCGACCCGTCGATCGTGATCTTGTTATCGTCCCACAGTACAACAAGGCGGCCGAGCCCCAGATGCCCGGCAAGGCCGATGGCCTCGTGGTTGATGCCTTCCATCAGACAGCCGTCACCGGCGATCACCCAGGTGCGATGGTCGACCAGATCGTCGCCGTAAAGCGCGTTGAGATGGCGTTCGGCGATCGCCATGCCGACCGCCGTCGCGAGCCCCTGCCCCAGCGGCCCCGTGGTCGTCTCGATACCTTCGAGCTCGAAATTCTCCGGATGCCCGGCGCACGGGCTGTGCAATTGGCGGAAGTTGCGGATATCGTCGATCGTCGGGCGCGCATAGCCGGCGAGATGCAGTGTCGCATAGGCGAGCATCGAGCCGTGGCCCGCGGAGAGGACGAATCGGTCGCGATCGGCCCATTTGGGATCGGCCGGATCGAACTTCAGATAATCCGAATAAAGCACCGTCGCGACATCCGCCATGCCCATTGGCATCCCCGGATGGCCGCTGTTTGCGGCCTGTACGGCGTCCATCGCAAGCGCGCGGATGGCGTTGGCGAGTTGGCGTTCGGGCAGTGTCATTTTTCCCCCGGGGATGGATTATGGGATGGCCGGATTCGGTGGGGACAGCCCTTTGCGGGGGTGGGGGCAGGAGTCAACCGCCAGCCGCACAAAATCGCGCCTATTTCGGCGCCGAGAGGCGATTGCGCGCCCGAAGTCACGCTGCTACCCCTTGGGCATGGAACTCGATCTCGACGAATCCAGCCTGGCCATCGGCCGGATCGAACGCGCGCTCAGCCGTCTCGAAAAGGCTCTCACCGAACAGGCGAACCGCCCTCCCGCGCCGTTGCTCGCGGCTGCAAGCGACCAAAGCGGCCTGAAAGCCGAGGTTGCCGCGGTGATCGGCGAACTCGACCGGCTGATCGCGGAGGCGAAACATGGCTGACGTCAAACTCACCGTCGCCGGACGCCCCTACGACGTCCATTGTGCCGACGGGCAGGAGTCGCAGCTCTTGCAACTCGCGGCGCTCGTCGATGAAAAGGCCCGCGAAATACAGGGCGGAACCGAGGTTCGCCAATTGCTCTTCGCGGCGCTGATGCTCGCCGACGAAACGCAGGAAGCGCGTGTAAAGGTCGAAAAGGCCGAACCGCAGTCCGATTCGCTCCGCGCCGCCGTCGCGCTCGCCGAGAGTCGCGAAGCCACGGCACGCGACGAGCTGCGCGAGGCGCTGGCGCGCGAACAGGCGGCGCTGAAGGAACTCGAAAGCCTGCGGCAGGCGGCATCGGCCGCCCCGGCACCCGCAGCAGCGAGCCCGACGCACGATCGCGCGCTGTCCCAGATCGCCGAACGGATCGAAGCGCTAGCGGTCAAGGTCGAACAGATCCCCTGACACGCCGCGCGGCGCAAACCCCTTGAGGCTCTGCACCCGCGCCCCTACATAGAGGACGGCGGGCACTGCCCGGCACGAGCCGCTGCGAATATCCCTGAGGCGATACATCATCCAAGGGGGCTGTCCCTGCCCGGACCCTGGTCCGACGTATATGGTCCCCACCTGACGTTACTGGCGTCAGAGGATTTTCCGGCAAACGACCACGGCGGTCCCGCCAACCGCTACCGAAGTCCAGAGGAGGCGTTGACCGACTTGTCCGCCGATCTGCCCCTTCAAAAGCAGCAATTGCGTGAAAAGCTGCGCTTCCGGCGCCGCCATTTCGCGGCGAACCTTGACGGCATCGCGCAGCTCGCGGCTTTTCGCGCGCTCCCTGCTCCACTCGCCGGCCTCATCGCCGATCACGCCGTCGTCGGCGCCTATGCCGCATGGGGTGACGAGCCCGATGTGATACCGATGTTCGCGGCGATCGGCGAAGCAGGCGCCCTTGCCCTGCCCCACCACGCCGCACGCATCGAAACGATGGATTTTCGGCGCTGGAAACCGGGCGAGACGTTGACAAAGGGGCCTTGGGGCACCCGGCAGCCGGTTGACGACGCCCCTTCGGCGCTTCCCGACATCATCTTTTGCCCGCTGGTCGGCTTCGACCGGCACGGCGGCCGAATCGGTCAGGGGGGCGGCCATTACGACCGTTATTTTGCGGCCCATCCGGCCGCCTTGCGGATCGGCGTTGCCTGGTCGGTGCAGGAGGTCGATGCCGTGCCGCGCGAATCGACCGACATCGCGCTCGATGCGGTGCTGACCGAACAAGAATTTATCGTCTGTGGAGACCGTTTGTGAATCAGGATCGCCAAAACCCCGTCGGGGACCAGCATCAGCCGACCTGGCGCAAGCCGGCAGGCATGTTCCTGATCCTGTTGCTGATTGCCGTATGGGCAGTGATCATCGTCGGCCTGTCGCCGTGGGTCGGCACCTGGCCGGTACTCGTTCAGGCGGTCTTCTATCTCGTGACCGGGGTGATCTGGATCATGCCGCTGAAGCCCCTGCTCCGCTGGATGGAGTTGGGGCGGTGGCGCGGCTGAAGCGCCGCGCCATCCCGTAACATTCCGATATTCGAAAGTCCCAAGCTGCGGTGGCCATCCCCTTCCGAAAATGAAGGAAATGGCGCGAGTGACGGGGCTCGAACCCGCGACCTCCGGCGTGACAGGCCGGCACTCTAACCAACTGAGCTACACCCGCGTGTGCTTGGGAGAGGCGCCAATATGCGCCGCGCTCCACCCTGTCAACCGTCGCTTTCGCCGTTCGTGCGATTTAATCGGTCGCGCACGTCGTCGGTGGTGGTGAGCGTGCCGTGCTCGAAGAGAAAACCTGCGAGATCGGGCGTTCCGGTCGAGTGAAGGATCGTTTGCAGGATCAGCAGGAGCGGCACCGCGAGCAGCGCGCCCGGCGTCCCCCACACCCATCCCCAGAAGCTGAGCGACACGAGAATCAGGAGAGGATTCACCGTGAGCCGCTTGCCCAGCACCAGCGGCGTCACCAGATTCGCCTCGACCAGATGCACGCCGATAAAGATCAGCGCGGGGAGCAGCGCCAGCCCCACAGCGTCGAAGGTCATCAGCCCGCCGAGCGCGAGCAGCACTGCTGCGACAATCGGCCCCAGATAGGGCACGAAATTGCAGATGGTGACGATCCCGCCCCACATGAACGGCGATGGCATGCCGAGCGCCCACAGCAGCAGGGAAACGATCAGCCCGAGGATCGCGTTGATCATCGTGATCGTCGCCAGATAATCCGCCGTCGCATCGACGACATTCTGGATCACGCGCGCGGTCTGCATCGCCCCGTCGAAGCTGCCGCGCCGGCGAATCGTCCCGCGCCGCAGCCGCGTCCAGCCGGCGAGGAAAAAGAAGATCACCAGCACCGCGAAGAAGAGCTGGATCGCCGCCGACGGTGCCGAGGTGATGAAATAATCGATGACCGATGTCGGCGCGGTCGCCGCAACGGCTTGCGCGGTCGCCTCGGTCCCCGTCGCGACCGAGGTCAGCGTCCGGTCGACGAATTTCTGCAAGGTCGAATAGAAATCGATCAGCGGCGCGAGATTGCTCTGGATGCGCGGGATCGATTCGGGCAGCCGCGCGAACCATCCCGTCGCCGGCACGACGATGATCGCCAGCGCCGCATTGACGATCATCAGGAAGGCCGAGAGCGACAGGAACGAAGCCAGCGCCGACGGCACGCCGCGGCGCTCGAGCCATTCGAGGAGCGGCACCAGCGCGATCGCGATGACGATGGCGGCGGTCAGCGGCAGGAAGAATTCGGCGCCCGCCTGCAAGGCAAAGGGAAGCCCGAGGCAAAAGCCGGCGCCCAATATCAGCGCCAGCGCCGCGAGCAGGCGGTCGCGGCGAAAATCGTCGATCTCGATCTGATGCAGGGGATTGGCGCGCGGCTGGCGTGCCTCCTTCCTCCCCCTGTCCTCGGCCACGCCCCATCACTCCCTTTTTGTTCCGTTGGTCCGTCTTACGCGAGCTTGATCCCGCACGCCAGCGGCTCGCGGCGGCGACCCGATGCGGCATCTTCTGTCCTCATCTGGGCCAGAACACTGATTCCTACCGGCAATTTAACCAGAAATTACCCTTTCATCGTCATGACAGGCTCCGGACCAGCCATTTGGAGTCAATATTGTCATGATGAAAGCGCCTGTGGGGGGCGCGCAGCATCGGCTTCGCATAACCTCCTGTTCAGCCATCGCCCTGCTCGCCGCGTTCGCGCTGCCGATGCATGCGCACGCCGCCGGCACCCGGGCCGGCTCGACGATCAGCAACACCGCCAGCGCCAGCTTCAACAATGGCGGCGGCACGCAGACGATCGATTCGAACAAGGTCGACCTGCTCGTCGACGAACTGCTCGACGTCACCGTCGATTCGAGCAACCCGGCCGACGTCCCGACGACCCCGGGCGCGACCAACCAGGTCCTGACCTTTTCGGTGACCAACAACGGCAACGGCGAGGAAGCCTTCGTGCTCAGCACGATCGCGAACGGCGGCGGCGACCAGTATAACCCGACCGTCACCCAGATCTATCTCGACAATGGCGACGGCGTTTTCGACGCCGGCACCGACACACTCTATACACCGGGCAGCAACAATCCGGTGCTCGACCCCGACGAAAGTATCACGGTTTTCGTGATCGCGACGACCCCGTCGACGGTCAGCGACGGCGATCGCGGCATCGTTAGCCTCGTCGCGGCGGCGCAGACCGGCACGGGCAACCCCGGAACGAGCTTTGCCGGCAAGGGCGAAGGCGGCGGCGATGCCGTGGTGGGTTCGACCCGCGCCGACGGCCAGGACAATGGCGCCTTCCGCGTCTCGGCGGCCACGGTGACGCTCGTCAAATCGGCGGTCGTCGTCGATCCCTTCGGCGGCGCCGAACCCGTTCCGGGCGCAACAATCACCTATACGATCACCGCGACGACAGCGGGCAGCGGCTCGCTGAACGGCCTCACCGTCTCGGACAATGTGCCGGCCAATACCAGCTATGTCGCGGGTTCGATCAGGCTCGGCACCACCGCACTGTCCGACGCGGCCGACAGCGATGCGGGCAGTTACGACGGCACCAAGGTCGCCGTCGCGCTGGGCACCGTCGCGGGCGGCCAGACCCGCACCGTTACTTTCAAAGCCATAATCGATTGATGGAGATGCGCATGCGTACCGCCTTTCTTTTGCTGCTCGCCGCACTGCTGCCCGGTCAGGCGCTGGCCGCCAACCAGGTCGCACTCGACAACAGCGTGTTCATCGAACGGGTGACGACCGACACCACCGGCAAGCAGCGCGTGCTGCTTGAGGAACCGAAAGTCGTGGTTCCGGGGGACCGGCTCGTCTTCGTGCTCAATTACCGCAATGCCAGCGCGCAGGCGGCCGACAAGTTCGTGATCACCAATCCCCTGCCTGCAGCCGTGCGTTTCGCCGACGCAGGCGACACGCACCCCCTCGTCTCGGTCGATGGCGGCCGCGCGTGGGGACAGCTTGACCAACTGACAATTCAGCAAGCCGACGGCAGCCGCCGCGCAGCGCAACCCGCCGATGTCACGCACATCCGCTGGGCCTTTCAGCAACCCATTCCCGCCGGCGCGAGCGGCAAGCTCATGTTCCGGGGGGTTGTAAAATAACTAACTAAATAAACCGCTTAAAGGTCGCCAGCGGTGGGGAACAGGCGACCAACCAAAGCCTAGGAGCTCAGCGATGACCAGCAAGCTGACCTATATGGGCACCATCGGTCTGGCGGCGTTTTCATGCGTCGCCGCTGCCCCGGCATTCGCCGCGGCGGGAACGACCGCGGGTACCCAGATCACCAATACCGCCAGCGTGAGCTATCAGGTTGGCGGCATCAATCAGGGTACGCAGACCGCGTCGAACATCATCACGGTCGACCGCAGGGTCGAACTGCTCGTCGAAGAGGACGGTACGACGACGACCGAAGTGTCGCCGGGACAAACCGATGCCTATACGACGTTCCGCCTGACCAACAAAACGAACGAAGTGCTCGATTTCGCGCTCGCGGTGTCACAGATCACCAGCGGCACGGCGGCGCATGGCGGGACGGACTCGTTCAACGTCAGCAACGTCCGCATTTATCGCGATAATCCGACGACCGGTACGGTCGGAAGCTGGGACGCGGGCGACGCACTCGTCACCTATGCCGACGAGGTCGGTATCGACGCGTCGATCCGGTTGTTCGTGCTCGCCGATATTCCGGCCGGTCTCGCCACGAACGCGGTGGCGGGGATCCGTCTGACTGCGACGGCCAACGAAGGCGGCACTGCGGGTTCGCAGGGTGCGCTCGTCACCCAGACCACCGGCGCCAACACCGCCGGCAAGGATACGGTGTTCGCCGACGCGGCGGGCGTTTCCGATGCCGCGCGCGACGGTTCGCACAGCGACGACGACGATTATACGGTGAAAACCGCAACGCTGACGGTCACCAAGACCAGCCGCGTCGTTTCGGACCCCGTCAACCTGACGAACAACCCGAAGCTGATCCCCGGCGCAGTCGTCGAATATTGCATCGCGGTCGCCAATGCGGCCGGCGGCGCTGCGGCCTCGCCGGTCAACATCACCGACAGCGTGCCGACGCTGCTCACCTTCGTTCCCGGTTCGATCAAGCTCAATGGTACCGTCACGGGTGTCACGTGCGATTTCAACGGGACTGCGGGGGGCAGCTATGCCGCGCCGGTCGTCTCGGGATCGCTCCCGACGGTCGCGGCGGGGCAGACGCTGACGCTCGTCTTCCAGGCCACGGTCAACTGATCGGACACGGACGGAGCAGCG encodes:
- a CDS encoding O-methyltransferase, with product MKGGWQAVDDYIAGTLLGDDDGLAAALANNAAEGLPPIDVSAAQGKMLYLLAQMAGARRILEVGTLGGYSTIWLARALPDDGRLVTLELEPHHAAVARANLERAGVSAKVDIRVGAASQSLAAMVDEPPFDLVFIDADKQSNVHYVAEAIRLGRPGTTIIVDNVVREGGVLEAGSDDERIIGTRALFDMLAADKRLDATAVQTVGAKGWDGFVLARVR
- a CDS encoding fructose bisphosphate aldolase; its protein translation is MTTANADMLNQIKSGQGFIAALDQSGGSTPKALKGYGIDEDAFSNDEEMFGLIHAMRSRIVTSPCFNGEKVIGAILFERTMDGDAGGKPVPALLWERGVVPFLKVDKGLEAEENGVQLMKANPDLDTLCERAVAKGVFGTKMRSVVNLANAAGIKAIVEQQFAEAKRIAAHGLVPIIEPEVNIKSAERDAADRLLLQETLAALEAWDGAPVMLKLSLPTEAGLFQPLVDHPKVLRVVALSGGFARPEACAELAKNPGIIASFSRALLEDLRHQMDDAEFDKSLGGAIDEIHAASVA
- a CDS encoding TIGR02466 family protein, which produces MTAQVVGLFDTPIVVDELPNAAAVNAALKPLILARRAEGPGVNISNIGGWQSEHDVAAWGGEPLQHLLRHIFALADAHCVDIVSPGAARHRWASDIWANVSPPQASNQMHTHPGAYWSAVYYVDDGSQPHGATGGELIIEDPRMPMILMTMPNLRLRSANGAVHEPQLKMKVRSGRIIMFPSWLNHGVMPHQGTRERISIAINLLAVPINPA
- a CDS encoding phosphoglycerate kinase, with the translated sequence MTAFKTLDDIGDVTGKKVLVRVDLNVPMIDGAVGDKTRIEAAMPTIRELSDKGAIVLLLAHFGRPKGAKNPTQSLSLVMGGVEDVLGHSVMYIPECVGEGAKAGVAVLAPGDVAVLENTRFNPGEEKNDPAFADALAEIGDLYVNDAFSAAHRAHGSTEGVARRLPAYAGRAMEAELKALDAALGNPAHPVAAVVGGAKVSSKIDVLRNLVGKVDHLIIGGGMANTFLAARGVDVGKSLCEHDLVDTANAIFDAADAAGCTIHLPYDVVVAKQFAPNPPTRTVNVHEVGADEMILDVGPAAVEALADVLKNCRTLVWNGPLGAFETPPFDTATVALAKTAAALTREGSLISVAGGGDTVAALNHAGVAADFTFVSTAGGAFLEWMEGKPLPGVEALLQ
- the gap gene encoding type I glyceraldehyde-3-phosphate dehydrogenase encodes the protein MAVKVAINGFGRIGRNVARAILERNDHDLELVSINDLADAKANARLFQRDSVHGPFNGTVEVDGNDLIVNGKRIQVTAERDPAKLPHAANGIDIALECTGFFTDRKGGQAHLDAGAKRVLISAPAKEVDLTVVYGVNHDKIGAEHVIVSNASCTTNCLAPMAKVLHEKIGIERGLMTTIHAYTNDQKILDQIHSDPRRARAAAMSMIPTSTGAAVAVGLVLPELKGKLDGSSIRVPTPNVSVVDLTFTPSRDTTAEEVNKLLKEAAEGELKGVLGFTDEPLVSIDFNHDAHSSTIDSLETAVIDGKLVRVLSWYDNEWGFSNRMIDTAGVIAKFL
- the tkt gene encoding transketolase, which gives rise to MTLPERQLANAIRALAMDAVQAANSGHPGMPMGMADVATVLYSDYLKFDPADPKWADRDRFVLSAGHGSMLAYATLHLAGYARPTIDDIRNFRQLHSPCAGHPENFELEGIETTTGPLGQGLATAVGMAIAERHLNALYGDDLVDHRTWVIAGDGCLMEGINHEAIGLAGHLGLGRLVVLWDDNKITIDGSTDLSTSEDVKARYAATGWHVESCDGHDPADIRRAIDAAIADGRPSLIACRTLIGFGAPNKQGTSATHGSPLGADEIAATRENIGWTAEPFVIPADIAAAWAAFGEKGKKLHVQWNDRLASSDKKSEFSERLSGNLVPGDAFKAYLDGLVAEPPKVATRKASENTLTALTADIAALVGGSADLTGSNNTKTSSTKPLTKGDYSGRYIYYGIREFGMAAAMNGMALHGGVVPYGGTFLVFADYCRAAIRLSALQQQRVVYVMTHDSIGLGEDGPTHQPIEHLQSLRAMPNLLVMRPADAVETAECWALALAQGDRPSLLALTRQNLAPLRHDVTENLCAKGGYRLRAASAGRKVVLVATGSEVSLAVDIADKLEAAGHGADVVSMVSTELFDEQTAAYQADILPDDALIVSIEAGTTFGWERYTGRHGLRFGIDSFGASAPIDDLYAHFGLTVDAITPKILAKLGN
- a CDS encoding cell division protein ZapA, producing MADVKLTVAGRPYDVHCADGQESQLLQLAALVDEKAREIQGGTEVRQLLFAALMLADETQEARVKVEKAEPQSDSLRAAVALAESREATARDELREALAREQAALKELESLRQAASAAPAPAAASPTHDRALSQIAERIEALAVKVEQIP